In the Candidatus Delongbacteria bacterium genome, GGTGAAGTCCGCCGTGGTCTACAATTCCTCGCTGAACACGGATGAACTGTTCCAATACCTTTTTCGTGACTTCGACATCGCGGCGAAACCCGCGAACCGGGCCGAAGGCGTGATCGCCCTGAACGACTGGCTGCTTGAACAGGCCCGCCAGGACATCAACACGGTGATCATCATCGACGAAGCCCAGAACCTGAGTCTGGCCACCCTGGAAGACCTGCGCCTGCTCTCGAACCTTGAAACCGCCAAGCGCAAGCTGCTGCAGATTCTGCTGGTGGGCCAGCCCGAACTGAACGACAAGCTGGCCGATCCCAGCCTGCACCAATTGCAACAGCGCATCGCGATCCGCTATCATCTCAAGCCCTTCAAGGCCGATGAGACGCGTGCCTACGTTCAGCATCGGCTGAGCCTTGCCGGCGGTCCTGCAGCGAGCGGCATCTTCGACGGTGGTGCACTGGGCGTGATCCAGGAGATCTCGGCAGGCGTGCCCCGCGTGATCAACCAGGTCTGCGACACGGCCCTGCTCAAGGGCTACGGCAAAAGCCTGAAGGTGCTTGACAAGGCATTCCTGCAAAGCGTTTCCAACGAGGAATTCGCCTTCCGCAAGCAACAGCCCAAGGTACGCCCCATGGAACCGACCGTGGCTGCACCGACCACGGTGGCGGAGTCGCGCAGGTCATCCCGCATGCCGTGGCTCGTGGGTCTCAATCTGGGCATTCTGGGACTGTTGGCCTGGGCCCTGTTCCTCCGCCCCGGGACAGGCACTGAACCAGCGGTCGCCAATGACAAGGAACTGGCCACTCTCCAGCAGGAACTTGCGGCCGCCCGCAACAGCGTGAGCGACATGCAGCGCCAGCTGGAAGAACTGGCCAACAGGCCGCTGGGCACCGCCGAAGCCAGTGCTGTTCCCGATCAGGAGAACACCAGGCCCCAGGCGCAGGAAACCGTGCGGACAGCCGACGTGACCGAAGAGAGCGAAGGCACCGAAGGCAGCCGCGATGCCCAGGGCAATACCCTGGTGCGCATCCGCCAGAATGACACACTGATGAAGATCGTGACACGCGAATACGGGCAGGCCGACTGGGACCGCATCCAGCAGATTCTGACCCTGAATCCACGCA is a window encoding:
- a CDS encoding AAA family ATPase is translated as MYLAHYGFHEEPFSITSDPKFLWLSPQHEEAYAHLLYAIEQRKGFAVLSGDIGTGKTTLINSVLNRLGDTVKSAVVYNSSLNTDELFQYLFRDFDIAAKPANRAEGVIALNDWLLEQARQDINTVIIIDEAQNLSLATLEDLRLLSNLETAKRKLLQILLVGQPELNDKLADPSLHQLQQRIAIRYHLKPFKADETRAYVQHRLSLAGGPAASGIFDGGALGVIQEISAGVPRVINQVCDTALLKGYGKSLKVLDKAFLQSVSNEEFAFRKQQPKVRPMEPTVAAPTTVAESRRSSRMPWLVGLNLGILGLLAWALFLRPGTGTEPAVANDKELATLQQELAAARNSVSDMQRQLEELANRPLGTAEASAVPDQENTRPQAQETVRTADVTEESEGTEGSRDAQGNTLVRIRQNDTLMKIVTREYGQADWDRIQQILTLNPRIKNPNLIRIGDLIRIPAP